From the genome of Globicephala melas chromosome 16, mGloMel1.2, whole genome shotgun sequence, one region includes:
- the CALY gene encoding neuron-specific vesicular protein calcyon isoform X2: MVKLNCSFSRKTGSGDGATMDSVPLISPLDVSQLQPAFSDQVVIKTQTEYQLSSGDPPTKFSDLEAQKLGGGHPEDARSRHKICTPLTLEMYYTELDPEHHRSLLAAIGAYPVGRKHGTETPWLSASYHAFKEAPKAHKAPARAAMAAVTEPSRKPSGKPSGKPSGEASAPGEKEAAQKVEGSAPPPAPQ, encoded by the exons ATGGTGAAGCTGAACTGCAGCTTCTCGAGGAAGACAGGCTCCGGGGACGGGGCTACCATGGACAGCGTCCCTCTGATCAGTCCCCTGGATGTCAGCCAGCTACAGCCTGCGTTCTCCGACCAG GTTGTCATTAAGACACAGACGGAATACCAGCTGTCCTCCGGGGACCCGCCGACAAAGTTCTCCGACCTAGAGGCCCAGAAGCTGGGCGGCGGCCACCCAGAGGATGCACGTAGCAGG CACAAGATCTGCACCCCGCTGACCCTGGAGATGTACTACACCGAGCTGGACCCTGAGCACCACCGCAGCCTCCTGGCGGCCATCGGGGCCTACCCAGTGGGCCGCAAGCACGGCACGGAGACCCCGTGGTTGTCCGCGAGCTACCACGCCTTCAAGGAGGCGCCCAAGGCGCACAAGGCGCCCGCCCGCGCGGCCATGGCGGCGGTCACCGAGCCCTCGAGGAAGCCCTCGGGGAAGCCCTCGGGGAAGCCCTCGGGGGAGGCCTCGGCGCCAGGAGAGAAGGAGGCGGCGCAGAAGGTGGAGGGGAGCGCGCCGCCCCCGGCCCCCCAGTGA
- the CALY gene encoding neuron-specific vesicular protein calcyon isoform X1, whose product MVKLNCSFSRKTGSGDGATMDSVPLISPLDVSQLQPAFSDQVVIKTQTEYQLSSGDPPTKFSDLEAQKLGGGHPEDARSRMPTGRMIAFTMALMGCLLIMYKAIWYDQFSCPDGFLLRHKICTPLTLEMYYTELDPEHHRSLLAAIGAYPVGRKHGTETPWLSASYHAFKEAPKAHKAPARAAMAAVTEPSRKPSGKPSGKPSGEASAPGEKEAAQKVEGSAPPPAPQ is encoded by the exons ATGGTGAAGCTGAACTGCAGCTTCTCGAGGAAGACAGGCTCCGGGGACGGGGCTACCATGGACAGCGTCCCTCTGATCAGTCCCCTGGATGTCAGCCAGCTACAGCCTGCGTTCTCCGACCAG GTTGTCATTAAGACACAGACGGAATACCAGCTGTCCTCCGGGGACCCGCCGACAAAGTTCTCCGACCTAGAGGCCCAGAAGCTGGGCGGCGGCCACCCAGAGGATGCACGTAGCAGG ATGCCCACAGGGCGGATGATCGCCTTCACCATGGCGCTCATGGGCTGCCTCCTGATCATGTATAAGGCCATCTGGTATGACCAGTTCAGCTGCCCCGACGGCTTCCTGCTTCGG CACAAGATCTGCACCCCGCTGACCCTGGAGATGTACTACACCGAGCTGGACCCTGAGCACCACCGCAGCCTCCTGGCGGCCATCGGGGCCTACCCAGTGGGCCGCAAGCACGGCACGGAGACCCCGTGGTTGTCCGCGAGCTACCACGCCTTCAAGGAGGCGCCCAAGGCGCACAAGGCGCCCGCCCGCGCGGCCATGGCGGCGGTCACCGAGCCCTCGAGGAAGCCCTCGGGGAAGCCCTCGGGGAAGCCCTCGGGGGAGGCCTCGGCGCCAGGAGAGAAGGAGGCGGCGCAGAAGGTGGAGGGGAGCGCGCCGCCCCCGGCCCCCCAGTGA